The following coding sequences lie in one Rutidosis leptorrhynchoides isolate AG116_Rl617_1_P2 chromosome 6, CSIRO_AGI_Rlap_v1, whole genome shotgun sequence genomic window:
- the LOC139853023 gene encoding phosphatidylinositol/phosphatidylcholine transfer protein SFH3-like has product MSAAVSGPLVGFEKIDIDSYEEKKSKLSFKQRAINVSNKFRTSFGKKSRKNGRVVSVVEDEHDADELKAVEALRQTLILEELLPAKHDDYHMMLRFLKARKFDIEKTKQMWSDMIKWRNDYGTDTIMEDFEFKEKDEVVKHYPQGHHGVDKEGRPVYIEQLGKVDATKLMQATTLERYVKYHVTEFERTFIDKFPACSIAAKKHIDQSTTILDVQGVGLKNMNKAARDLIQCLQNIDGNNYPETLCRMYIINAGSGFRLLWGTVKSFLDPKTTSKIHVLGSKYQNQLLEMIDASQLPQFLGGTCTCADKGGCMRSDKGPWQDPEIMKMVHNGQHKCSQDPIQQEKIISVYQSTHTKKVAHKTDVESDNKHLNLPPVQEDASVRNIHPTTYEKNDSTPIVDKAVDHPKPNPTFAAAPKDTDYYPIHEAYKRTSSPNGLSNHLFSGMMTLVMGVMTMVRMTNNMPKRLTGATLYSTDIHDDESVIKQRGPYKVHAPAVVSTAEYLSMMKRMGDLEEKVLSVEMPPEKEDDLINKALSRVEALEMELAATKKLLEESLLQQKEFMAYLDKKKKKKRFFRF; this is encoded by the exons ATGAGTGCCGCAGTGTCTGGACCTCTTGTCG GTTTTGAAAAAATCGACATAGACAGCTATGAAGAGAAAAAGTCTAAGCTGTCTTTTAAACAACGGGCTATTAATGTCTCCAACAAATTTAGGACTTCATTCGGAAAAAAGAGCCGGAAGAATGGTAGAGTTGTGTCTGTTGTTGAGGATGAGCATGATGCAGACGAATTAAAGGCGGTTGAGGCGTTACGTCAAACTTTGATATTGGAAGAACTGTTACCTGCAAAACATGATGACTACCATATGATGCTAAG ATTTTTAAAGGCTAGGAAATTTGATATCGAGAAGACTAAGCAAATGTGGTCCGATATGATCAAATGGAGGAACGATTATGGTACAGACACCATTATGGAG GATTTTGAATTTAAAGAAAAAGATGAAGTGGTGAAACATTATCCGCAAGGACATCACGGGGTTGATAAAGAAGGAAGACCGGTTTACATTGAGCAACTCGGTAAAGTTGACGCTACTAAACTCATGCAAGCAACAACCCTGGAACGTTACGTCAAGTATCATGTGACGGAGTTCGAAAGGACTTTTATCGATAAGTTTCCAGCTTGTTCAATCGCTGCCAAAAAACATATAGATCAAAGTACTACCATCCTTGACGTACAAGGAGTG GGACTGAAAAACATGAATAAAGCTGCAAGGGATCTTATCCAGTGTCTCCAGAACATTGATGGTAACAACTACCCTGAG ACTCTATGCCGCATGTACATCATCAACGCGGGGTCTGGGTTTAGGCTTTTGTGGGGCACAGTGAAATCCTTCCTCGACCCAAAGACTACTTCCAAAATTCAT GTATTGGGCAGCAAGTATCAAAACCAGCTCCTGGAAATGATTGATGCCAG TCAACTTCCACAGTTCTTGGGTGGTACTTGCACCTGCGCTGATAAAGGAGGCTGCATGCGCTCAGACAAGGGTCCATGGCAAGATCCAGAGATCATGAAA ATGGTCCATAATGGTCAGCACAAATGCTCACAAGATCCAATCCAACAAGAGAAGATCATATCCGTGTACCAGTCTACACACACG AAAAAGGTTGCTCACAAGACAGATGTCGAATCTGACAACAAGCATCTAAATCTTCCTCCAGTTCAAGAAGAC GCTTCTGTAAGAAACATCCACCCAACCACATATGAGAAAAACGACAGCACACCAATAGTTGACAAGGCTGTGGACCATCCTAAACCAAACCCGACGTTTGCCGCCGCTCCTAAAGATACAGATTATTATCCCATCCATGAAGCTTACAAGCGCACATCTTCACCAAATGGGCTAAGCAACCACCTATTTTCTGGTATGATGACTTTGGTTATGGGAGTCATGACGATGGTTCGTATGACAAACAACATGCCAAAAAGGCTGACGGGTGCCACGCTTTACTCTACCGACATCCATGATGATGAGTCGGTAATAAAGCAACGTGGACCCTACAAGGTACATGCACCAGCTGTAGTCTCTACAGCTGAGTATTTGTCGATGATGAAACGTATGGGAGATTTGGAAGAGAAGGTTTTATCGGTTGAGATGCCACCTGAAAAAGAGGACGACTTAATAAATAAAGCTTTGTCTCGTGTTGAAGCCTTAGAAATGGAGCTTGCTGCTACCAAGAAG TTACTTGAAGAATCTCTTCTTCAACAAAAAGAGTTCATGGCATACCTTgataaaaagaagaaaaagaaaaggtttttcCGTTTCTAA
- the LOC139852311 gene encoding bZIP transcription factor 44-like: protein MASSSGTTTTSGGSEEMDQRKRRRMISNRESARRSRMRKQKHLDDLMTQLSQLRIDNNQVISSISMTTQHYINVESENSVLRAQVTELSHRLQSLNEIIEFMKQPMDVETGFMSEFGDEFMNNSLSYGYACQPILASADMMMY, encoded by the coding sequence ATGGCTTCTTCTAGTGGCACAACAACAACATCTGGTGGATCAGAAGAAATGGatcaaagaaaaagaagaagaatgaTATCTAACAGAGAATCAGCAAGGAGATCAAGAATGAGAAAACAAAAGCATTTAGATGATCTCATGACTCAACTGAGTCAACTGAGAATTGATAATAACCAGGTCATATCTAGCATTAGCATGACCACGCAACATTATATAAATGTGGAATCTGAAAACTCAGTTTTGAGAGCTCAGGTGACTGAACTCAGTCACAGATTGCAGTCTCTTAATGAAATCATTGAGTTTATGAAACAACCGATGGATGTCGAAACAGGATTTATGAGCGAGTTCGGAGACGAGTTTATGAACAACTCACTGAGTTATGGTTATGCTTGTCAACCTATTTTGGCTTCTGCTGATATGATGATGTACTGA